The following coding sequences are from one Elusimicrobium minutum Pei191 window:
- the lptC gene encoding LPS export ABC transporter periplasmic protein LptC: protein MKKLILSVLLCFALGCGNNSQSETDDELGVQTVENAVIYESQQAKQNWILSTTQAKFHENSENAVLINPQLSFKEGDDTLSIIKGDEGTISMEQGLIVLKGNVFGKSISQNAELRTTLLNYDINERKIWTERKVEIKRNGVTVTGQGLRANGDFSEIEIKNQTTTLPEHE from the coding sequence ATGAAAAAATTAATTCTTTCGGTTTTATTATGTTTTGCTTTGGGCTGCGGAAATAATTCCCAGTCGGAAACTGACGACGAACTCGGCGTGCAGACGGTTGAAAACGCCGTGATATACGAATCACAACAGGCTAAACAAAACTGGATACTCAGCACAACTCAGGCAAAATTTCACGAAAATTCCGAAAATGCCGTTCTTATTAACCCGCAATTATCGTTTAAAGAAGGGGACGATACTTTAAGCATTATTAAAGGCGACGAGGGCACCATTTCCATGGAACAAGGATTAATTGTTTTAAAAGGAAATGTTTTCGGAAAGTCTATATCGCAAAACGCGGAGTTAAGAACAACGCTTCTTAACTATGATATAAACGAGCGTAAAATTTGGACTGAACGAAAAGTTGAAATAAAAAGAAACGGCGTTACGGTAACAGGCCAAGGGTTAAGGGCAAACGGCGATTTTTCCGAGATAGAAATTAAAAACCAAACAACGACATTACCTGAACATGAATAA